A single region of the Glycine max cultivar Williams 82 chromosome 20, Glycine_max_v4.0, whole genome shotgun sequence genome encodes:
- the LOC100785983 gene encoding 3-ketoacyl-CoA synthase 11, with protein MADQTPGSGTVSVEASSQERRKLPNFLLSVRLKYVKLGYHYLISNAMYLLLIPLLGVASAYLSTISYQDVVQLWENLKFNLLSVTLCSSLIVFLVTFYFMSRPRGVYLVDFACYKPEPECTCTREIFMNRSVETGVFSEENLAFQKKILERSGLGQKTYLPPAILSVPSNPCMAEARKEAEQVMFGAIDQLLEKTGVKAKDIGILVVNCSLFNPTPSLSAMIVNHYKLRGNIQSYNLGGMGCSAGLISIDLAKQLLQVHPNSYALVVSMENITLNWYFGNNRSMLVSNCLFRMGGAAVLLSNKSSDRRRAKYQLIHTVRTHKGADDKSYGCVFQEEDEKKTIGVALSKDLMAVAGEALKTNITTLGPLVLPMSEQLLFFATLVARKVFKMKIKPYIPDFKLAFEHFCIHAGGRAVLDELEKNLELSDWHMEPSRMTLNRFGNTSSSSLWYELAYTEAKGRIRKGDRTWQIAFGSGFKCNSAVWRALRTINPAKEKNPWMDEIHEFPVHVPKVATIGS; from the exons ATGGCAGATCAAACCCCGGGTTCAGGAACCGTTTCTGTTGAAGCTTCTTCacaagaaagaaggaaacttcCAAACTTTCTCTTGTCTGTGAGACTTAAGTATGTGAAGCTTGGTTACCACTACTTGATCTCCAATGCTATGTACCTTTTGCTCATACCCCTTCTTGGTGTAGCTTCTGCTTATCTATCAACAATCTCTTACCAAGATGTTGTTCAGCTATGGGAAAATCTCAAGTTCAATCTCCTCTCAGTGACTCTATGTTCCAGTCTTATAGTATTCCTTGTCACCTTTTACTTTATGAGCCGTCCAAGGGGTGTTTACTTGGTGGATTTTGCGTGTTACAAGCCAGAGCCAGAGTGCACTTGCACGAGGGAGATTTTCATGAACAGGTCTGTGGAAACTGGTGTGTTTTCAGAGGAGAACTTGGCCTTTCAGAAGAAGATACTTGAGAGGTCTGGTTTGGGGCAAAAGACTTACTTGCCCCCAGCAATATTGAGTGTCCCTTCAAACCCTTGTATGGCTGAAGCAAGGAAAGAAGCTGAGCAAGTGATGTTTGGAGCCATTGACCAGCTTCTGGAGAAAACTGGGGTCAAGGCTAAGGATATTGGGATTTTGGTAGTGAATTGCAGCTTGTTCAATCCCACACCTTCTCTCTCTGCAATGATTGTGAACCACTACAAGCTAAGAGGGAATATCCAAAGTTATAATCTTGGTGGCATGGGTTGCAGTGCTGGACTAATCTCTATAGACCTTGCCAAACAGCTCCTCCAG GTTCATCCAAACTCTTATGCCTTAGTGGTGAGCATGGAGAACATCACTCTCAACTGGTATTTTGGCAACAACAGATCAATGCTAGTCTCAAATTGTCTATTCAGAATGGGTGGAGCTGCAGTCCTCCTCTCCAACAAGTCTTCTGATCGCAGAAGAGCCAAATACCAACTGATCCATACAGTTCGTACTcacaagggtgcagatgacAAATCATATGGTTGTGTCTTccaagaagaagatgagaagAAAACAATTGGTGTGGCACTCTCAAAGGACTTAATGGCTGTTGCAGGAGAAGCCCTCAAGACCAACATCACAACACTTGGCCCATTAGTCCTTCCCATGTCAGAGCAGCTTCTTTTTTTTGCAACTTTGGTGGCTAGAAAAGTGtttaagatgaaaataaagccATACATCCCTGACTTTAAGCTAGCTTTTGAGCACTTTTGCATCCATGCTGGAGGAAGAGCAGTGTTGGATGAGTTGGAGAAGAATCTAGAGCTCTCTGATTGGCACATGGAGCCTTCAAGAATGACACTAAACAGGTTCGGCAATACTTCTAGCAGTTCCTTGTGGTATGAATTGGCCTACACTGAAGCTAAAGGAAGGATCAGAAAGGGTGACAGGACTTGGCAGATTGCATTTGGTTCAGGGTTCAAGTGCAACAGTGCTGTGTGGCGTGCATTGAGGACCATTAATCCAGCAAAGGAGAAAAATCCTTGGATGGATGAGATTCACGAGTTTCCTGTTCATGTGCCCAAAGTGGCAACCATTGGTTCCTAA